ATATTGGTAAAAAAGAAATAAACCGTTACATTTACGACGGAAACGTGCTGTTACACGAGTTTGCGTATGCTATTTCAGAAAGGCCTAAACCTATTGCCGATGATGTAGGTAGGTTGTCTTTTGATAAAGAAGAGCCAACAATAAATCTAGTTACTTGGGTGTTTGACGAAGGTACATTTGTACCCTCTGCAAAAATTACATCAGAAGGTACATTTAGTATTATTTCTGATTACCTAGGTACCCCTATTTTATCGTTTGATGAAAAAGGAAATAAGGTTTGGGAGCGAGAGCTAGATATTTATGGTAATGTTCGTAAAGGCGATAATCATTTTATACCTTTCTTATATCAAGGGCAGTATTACGATGAAGAAACAGGTTTAGCTTATAATAGGTTTAGATATTATAATCCTGATAGTGGGACTTACATAAGTCAAGACCCGATTGGGTTGCAAGGTGGTGCTAATCTTTATGCGTATGTAAATAATCCAAATTATTTTATTGACCCACTTGGGTTAGCGGGAATGCCAAAAAATGGTTGGAATTATAGTAATATGCCAAAAATTGATGGTTATCAAAATCATCACGTAATTCCAAAGTCAATGGCTAATCAACCAGCAATTAAAGCAGCTGGTTTTGATGTAAATAAACCAAGTAATTTAATTTATTTGCCAAAAGAAAATGGTACACACCCAACGAGAAGTAGGCATAAAGGATGGAATAAGGGGCATTCCGATTATAACAAAAGTATTTTAGGGAAATTAAAAGAGATAGATGAAATTGGAAAAGCTAGTAATTGGAATAAGGCCCAATATTCAGAAGCAATAGAAGGATTAAGAGGAGATACAAAACAAGGATTAAGGAAAGGTAAAATTAAATGTCATTAAATATGTATTATCAATTATCAGAATTTTATAAAAGAGATATTTACTTTGAATACGATAATGAAAAGAGTCCTATTCAGAACAATAATTTTAATTGCGGTGAAGAACTAGAAGTTTCAAAACCATTAGTATTTAATATTGACAAGTTAGATAATTATATAGGTAATTATGATATATTACCAACTTTCAATACGCCTTTAGTGAGTCAGAAATTTGCTGCTATTTTTCAAGAGTTGGTTGATGCTAAACAGATCCAATTTATAAAAACTAGTATTTTTGATGAAAAAGGAAATGAAAATAAAAATTTCTTGTTGCTTAATATATTAAATATTATTCCTTGTATGGATAAAAAAAATAGTATTATTGAAACAAAGACTTATGGT
This genomic stretch from Tenacibaculum sp. Bg11-29 harbors:
- a CDS encoding imm11 family protein; translation: MYYQLSEFYKRDIYFEYDNEKSPIQNNNFNCGEELEVSKPLVFNIDKLDNYIGNYDILPTFNTPLVSQKFAAIFQELVDAKQIQFIKTSIFDEKGNENKNFLLLNILNIIPCMDKKNSIIETKTYGEAVLMNIKKLYILPNSLNNLSLIRMEEKKSYIIVSEDFKKRCEEAKLKGIEFIEEGHSIYTDL